A window from Colius striatus isolate bColStr4 chromosome 27, bColStr4.1.hap1, whole genome shotgun sequence encodes these proteins:
- the CDCA2 gene encoding cell division cycle-associated protein 2 isoform X3, whose translation MHRQSKNINAPREDKENESRYTEEKEEVSFPDVSKDRKICKVAKSKAIRASKKRNLSDGNHAQLQKCTLKYTEGLEKESHHAGDVVSCQFTECSFDMHKVDVVGESTLPLNRKSSTPLKYRRRSAIGARGSPENNTLIQYLAQQRSNRQKPAFTQISPFKHENARSLKDKIEAFQTSFKLVQEAEGETGFSGLSQVDDASQKAGSYVGSEHIPAGVRSNTVSDLSRKKVSFVEELILETLDENKPLVTPPLTPLQSGTASFSEHRQNSSRPRSVLRKTPMKQPMHTIKEYSNEAIGRGGGGDESPSVSSCADISEALQTENSEGYSSEMPKKKRVTFGEVLSPEIFDETLPANTPLRRGATPVRRPSLQSTSPCARSSLLEEPLSQPNFDCSDECIEPCQESVEGPVAAEDLLPVENAEAETDKSDVTTIRSSGRKKQCSSISEGTDTGNSRAANTKNAKETKTPRKDKIQRQKNVTTSTVKKTQKKHTGYGKRRKKKVKKSLYGEREMASKKPLLSPIPEIPEGLSSASSPSSPMANALFSGNTKSKKAHKDVQQKPVVTRIRRKSSSVGQVCASSKDHDIVGADSSNDTGPQVSDGDVESVCGIDCKFSNLVPRAKHVSDTSDYFQQSEKTACVQEAKESGSLIEEEKLQGNLLNTAEQLNGLEFLEHQDISVHGGAQGARCPQEDYLTGCPPRRRSSAIYFPPVETLEITGNNLPVTSFNVEEVLSAPQVSRRKHSNGEKRVRRSMRLLKDAGSEGLAWIQVPRENPKSPLLLTSACKTRRTISTSILTESENIQHREQNLIQLPALGKENSDSVHLADGPCKRWRRKSTFVSIPQETRAWSQNWKRSTTNSVYRKERSNPKKYEEVEIPLENNSNI comes from the exons ATGCACAGACAATCTAAAAATATCAATGCTCCTCGggaagataaagaaaatgagagcagATATactgaagagaaggaagaggtcTCTTTCCCTGATGTGTCAAAAGACCGGAAGATTTGCAAAGTGGCTAAATCAAAAGCCATCAGGGCATCTAAGAAGAGGAATTTAAGTGATGGGAACCATGCACAGTTGCAAAAATGCACCCTGAAATACACAGAAGGCCTCGAGAAGGAGTCACACCATGCTGGGGATGTTGTTAGCTGTCAGTTTACTGAATGCTCGTTTGATATGCACAAAGTGGATGTGGTTGGTGAATCTACGTTGCCTTTGAACA GGAAATCTTCAACTCCGTTAAAATACAGACGAAGATCAGCAATTGGAGCACGGGGCTCACCAGAAAATAACACCCTTATTCAATACCTTGCCCAACAGAGAAGCAACAGGCAAAAACCAGCTTTTACACAG ATTAGTCCTTTTAAACATGAAAATGCCAGATCATTGAAGGACAAGATAGAGGCCTttcaaacatcttttaaatTGGTCCAAGAAGCTGAAGGGGAGACTGGCTTCTCTGGACTGTCACAAGTGGATGATGCTTCCCAGAAAGCAGGCTCTT ACGTTGGTTCTGAGCACATCCCTGCAGGTGTTAGAAGTAACACTGTGTCAGATCTAAGCAGAAAGAAGGTTAGTTTTGTGGAAGAACTGATCCTGGAGACATTGGATGAAAACAAACCACTTGTCACACCACCCCTCACACCACTGCAAAGCGGAACGGCTTCCTTCAGTGAGCACAGGCAGAACAGCTCCCGTCCGCGATCTGTGCTGAGGAAAACGCCAATGAAGCAACCAATGCATACCATAAAG GAGTACTCGAATGAGGCGattggcagaggaggaggaggagatgaaTCTCCCTCAGTCTCCAGTTGTGCAGACATCTCTGAGGCATTGCAAACAG AGAACAGTGAAGGATATAGCTCTGAAAtgccaaagaagaaaagagttaCTTTTGGAGAAGTTCTAAGCCCAGAAATATTTGATGAGACGTTGCCTGCAAATACTCCGTTGCGCCGAGGAGCGACGCCGGTCCGTCGCCCCAGCTTACAAAGTACTAGCCCTTGTGCAAGGTCAAGTCTCCTTGAAGAACCATTATCCCAGCCAAACTTTGATTGCAGTGAT GAATGTATTGAGCCTTGTCAAGAATCAGTGGAAGGTCCTGTTGCTGCAGAAGACCTCCTACCTGTTGAAAATGCAGAAG CAGAAACTGACAAATCTGATGTGACAACAATTCGTTCTTCTGGCAGAAAGAAG CAGTGTAGCAGCATATCAGAGGGGACTGATACTGGCAACTCAAGAGCTGCAAATACTAAGAATGCTAAAGAGACTAAAACTCCAAGAAAGGACAAGATTCAAAGACAAAAGAATGTAACCACATCTACTGTGAAAAAGACACAA AAAAAACATACAGGCTatgggaaaagaaggaagaaaaaagtaaaaaaatctttatatgGAGAAAGAGAGATGGCTTCAAAGAAACCTCTCCTCAGCCCTATCCCTGAAATTCCAGAGGGCCTCTCTTCTGCCTCATCTCCAAGCTCACCAATGGCAAATGCACTTTTTTCAG GTAATACCAAATCCAAGAAGGCTCACAAGGATGTTCAACAGAAGCCAGTGGTTACAAGAATAAGAAGGAAAAGTAGTTCTGTAGGTCAGGTGTGTGCAAGCTCCAAGGACCATGACATTGTAGGAGCTGACAGCTCCAATGATACAGGGCCTCAGGTGTCAGATGGTGATGTGGAGTCTGTCTGTGGCATTGATTGTAAG TTTTCAAACCTTGTGCCACGTGCAAAGCATGTTTCTGATACATCTGACTATTTCCAACAAAGTGAAAAGACTGCATGTGTACAAGAGGCAAAAGAAAGTGGTTCCCTGATAGAAGAAGAGAAATTACAAGGGAATCTCCTAAATACAGCAGAGCAGCTAAATGGGCTGGAATTTCTGGAACACCAGGACATTAGTGTCCACGGGGGTGCCCAAGGAGCTCGGTGTCCACAAGAAGACTATCTAACAGGTTGTCCACCAAGAAGAAGGAGTAGTGCCATCTATTTTCCTCCTGTTGAAACACTGGAAATCACTGGAAACAATCTTCCAGTTACTTCTTTTAATGTGGAAGAAGTCTTGTCTGCTCCTCAGGTTTCTAGAAGAAAGCACAGTAATGGTGAAAAAAGAGTGAGGCGCAGCATGAGATTACTGAAAGATGCAGGAAGTGAAGGACTTGCGTGGATTCAAGTACCCCGTGAGAATCCAAAGAGCCCTTTGCTGCTAACTTCTGCTTGCAAAACCAGGAGAACAATAAGCACATCCATTCTCACAGAATCAGAAAATATTCAGCATAGAGAGCAAAATCTCATCCAGTTGCCAGCACTGGGGAAGGAGAACAGTGACTCTGTTCATCTCGCTGATGGTCCTTGCAAAagatggaggaggaaaagcacgTTTGTGTCCATACCCCAGGAGACAAGAGCTTGGTCTCAAAACTGGAAAAGGAGCacaacaaattctgtatataggAAGGAGAGAAGTAACCCAAAAAAGTATGAAGAAGTAGAAATACCACTTGAAAATAACTCTAACATTTAG
- the CDCA2 gene encoding cell division cycle-associated protein 2 isoform X2 encodes MHRQSKNINAPREDKENESRYTEEKEEVSFPDVSKDRKICKVAKSKAIRASKKRNLSDGNHAQLQKCTLKYTEGLEKESHHAGDVVSCQFTECSFDMHKVDVVGESTLPLNSKGDFSSRPVSLGLECYLTPNRAKAEEQSVCGISEEQRKKPVDFATVTIAEFGITPDSFTKPSIGKSSTPLKYRRRSAIGARGSPENNTLIQYLAQQRSNRQKPAFTQISPFKHENARSLKDKIEAFQTSFKLVQEAEGETGFSGLSQVDDASQKAGSYVGSEHIPAGVRSNTVSDLSRKKVSFVEELILETLDENKPLVTPPLTPLQSGTASFSEHRQNSSRPRSVLRKTPMKQPMHTIKEYSNEAIGRGGGGDESPSVSSCADISEALQTENSEGYSSEMPKKKRVTFGEVLSPEIFDETLPANTPLRRGATPVRRPSLQSTSPCARSSLLEEPLSQPNFDCSDECIEPCQESVEGPVAAEDLLPVENAEAETDKSDVTTIRSSGRKKCSSISEGTDTGNSRAANTKNAKETKTPRKDKIQRQKNVTTSTVKKTQKKHTGYGKRRKKKVKKSLYGEREMASKKPLLSPIPEIPEGLSSASSPSSPMANALFSGNTKSKKAHKDVQQKPVVTRIRRKSSSVGQVCASSKDHDIVGADSSNDTGPQVSDGDVESVCGIDCKFSNLVPRAKHVSDTSDYFQQSEKTACVQEAKESGSLIEEEKLQGNLLNTAEQLNGLEFLEHQDISVHGGAQGARCPQEDYLTGCPPRRRSSAIYFPPVETLEITGNNLPVTSFNVEEVLSAPQVSRRKHSNGEKRVRRSMRLLKDAGSEGLAWIQVPRENPKSPLLLTSACKTRRTISTSILTESENIQHREQNLIQLPALGKENSDSVHLADGPCKRWRRKSTFVSIPQETRAWSQNWKRSTTNSVYRKERSNPKKYEEVEIPLENNSNI; translated from the exons ATGCACAGACAATCTAAAAATATCAATGCTCCTCGggaagataaagaaaatgagagcagATATactgaagagaaggaagaggtcTCTTTCCCTGATGTGTCAAAAGACCGGAAGATTTGCAAAGTGGCTAAATCAAAAGCCATCAGGGCATCTAAGAAGAGGAATTTAAGTGATGGGAACCATGCACAGTTGCAAAAATGCACCCTGAAATACACAGAAGGCCTCGAGAAGGAGTCACACCATGCTGGGGATGTTGTTAGCTGTCAGTTTACTGAATGCTCGTTTGATATGCACAAAGTGGATGTGGTTGGTGAATCTACGTTGCCTTTGAACAGTAAGGGAGACTTTTCAAGTAGACCTGTTTCTTTGGGGCTTGAGTGCTACTTGACACCTAATAGGGCCAAAGCAGAAGAGCAATCTGTTTGTGGAATATCAgaggaacagaggaaaaagcCTGTTGATTTTGCAACTGTAACAATTGCTGAATTTGGGATTACTCCAGACAGTTTTACTAAACCATCTATAG GGAAATCTTCAACTCCGTTAAAATACAGACGAAGATCAGCAATTGGAGCACGGGGCTCACCAGAAAATAACACCCTTATTCAATACCTTGCCCAACAGAGAAGCAACAGGCAAAAACCAGCTTTTACACAG ATTAGTCCTTTTAAACATGAAAATGCCAGATCATTGAAGGACAAGATAGAGGCCTttcaaacatcttttaaatTGGTCCAAGAAGCTGAAGGGGAGACTGGCTTCTCTGGACTGTCACAAGTGGATGATGCTTCCCAGAAAGCAGGCTCTT ACGTTGGTTCTGAGCACATCCCTGCAGGTGTTAGAAGTAACACTGTGTCAGATCTAAGCAGAAAGAAGGTTAGTTTTGTGGAAGAACTGATCCTGGAGACATTGGATGAAAACAAACCACTTGTCACACCACCCCTCACACCACTGCAAAGCGGAACGGCTTCCTTCAGTGAGCACAGGCAGAACAGCTCCCGTCCGCGATCTGTGCTGAGGAAAACGCCAATGAAGCAACCAATGCATACCATAAAG GAGTACTCGAATGAGGCGattggcagaggaggaggaggagatgaaTCTCCCTCAGTCTCCAGTTGTGCAGACATCTCTGAGGCATTGCAAACAG AGAACAGTGAAGGATATAGCTCTGAAAtgccaaagaagaaaagagttaCTTTTGGAGAAGTTCTAAGCCCAGAAATATTTGATGAGACGTTGCCTGCAAATACTCCGTTGCGCCGAGGAGCGACGCCGGTCCGTCGCCCCAGCTTACAAAGTACTAGCCCTTGTGCAAGGTCAAGTCTCCTTGAAGAACCATTATCCCAGCCAAACTTTGATTGCAGTGAT GAATGTATTGAGCCTTGTCAAGAATCAGTGGAAGGTCCTGTTGCTGCAGAAGACCTCCTACCTGTTGAAAATGCAGAAG CAGAAACTGACAAATCTGATGTGACAACAATTCGTTCTTCTGGCAGAAAGAAG TGTAGCAGCATATCAGAGGGGACTGATACTGGCAACTCAAGAGCTGCAAATACTAAGAATGCTAAAGAGACTAAAACTCCAAGAAAGGACAAGATTCAAAGACAAAAGAATGTAACCACATCTACTGTGAAAAAGACACAA AAAAAACATACAGGCTatgggaaaagaaggaagaaaaaagtaaaaaaatctttatatgGAGAAAGAGAGATGGCTTCAAAGAAACCTCTCCTCAGCCCTATCCCTGAAATTCCAGAGGGCCTCTCTTCTGCCTCATCTCCAAGCTCACCAATGGCAAATGCACTTTTTTCAG GTAATACCAAATCCAAGAAGGCTCACAAGGATGTTCAACAGAAGCCAGTGGTTACAAGAATAAGAAGGAAAAGTAGTTCTGTAGGTCAGGTGTGTGCAAGCTCCAAGGACCATGACATTGTAGGAGCTGACAGCTCCAATGATACAGGGCCTCAGGTGTCAGATGGTGATGTGGAGTCTGTCTGTGGCATTGATTGTAAG TTTTCAAACCTTGTGCCACGTGCAAAGCATGTTTCTGATACATCTGACTATTTCCAACAAAGTGAAAAGACTGCATGTGTACAAGAGGCAAAAGAAAGTGGTTCCCTGATAGAAGAAGAGAAATTACAAGGGAATCTCCTAAATACAGCAGAGCAGCTAAATGGGCTGGAATTTCTGGAACACCAGGACATTAGTGTCCACGGGGGTGCCCAAGGAGCTCGGTGTCCACAAGAAGACTATCTAACAGGTTGTCCACCAAGAAGAAGGAGTAGTGCCATCTATTTTCCTCCTGTTGAAACACTGGAAATCACTGGAAACAATCTTCCAGTTACTTCTTTTAATGTGGAAGAAGTCTTGTCTGCTCCTCAGGTTTCTAGAAGAAAGCACAGTAATGGTGAAAAAAGAGTGAGGCGCAGCATGAGATTACTGAAAGATGCAGGAAGTGAAGGACTTGCGTGGATTCAAGTACCCCGTGAGAATCCAAAGAGCCCTTTGCTGCTAACTTCTGCTTGCAAAACCAGGAGAACAATAAGCACATCCATTCTCACAGAATCAGAAAATATTCAGCATAGAGAGCAAAATCTCATCCAGTTGCCAGCACTGGGGAAGGAGAACAGTGACTCTGTTCATCTCGCTGATGGTCCTTGCAAAagatggaggaggaaaagcacgTTTGTGTCCATACCCCAGGAGACAAGAGCTTGGTCTCAAAACTGGAAAAGGAGCacaacaaattctgtatataggAAGGAGAGAAGTAACCCAAAAAAGTATGAAGAAGTAGAAATACCACTTGAAAATAACTCTAACATTTAG
- the CDCA2 gene encoding cell division cycle-associated protein 2 isoform X1: MHRQSKNINAPREDKENESRYTEEKEEVSFPDVSKDRKICKVAKSKAIRASKKRNLSDGNHAQLQKCTLKYTEGLEKESHHAGDVVSCQFTECSFDMHKVDVVGESTLPLNSKGDFSSRPVSLGLECYLTPNRAKAEEQSVCGISEEQRKKPVDFATVTIAEFGITPDSFTKPSIGKSSTPLKYRRRSAIGARGSPENNTLIQYLAQQRSNRQKPAFTQISPFKHENARSLKDKIEAFQTSFKLVQEAEGETGFSGLSQVDDASQKAGSYVGSEHIPAGVRSNTVSDLSRKKVSFVEELILETLDENKPLVTPPLTPLQSGTASFSEHRQNSSRPRSVLRKTPMKQPMHTIKEYSNEAIGRGGGGDESPSVSSCADISEALQTENSEGYSSEMPKKKRVTFGEVLSPEIFDETLPANTPLRRGATPVRRPSLQSTSPCARSSLLEEPLSQPNFDCSDECIEPCQESVEGPVAAEDLLPVENAEAETDKSDVTTIRSSGRKKQCSSISEGTDTGNSRAANTKNAKETKTPRKDKIQRQKNVTTSTVKKTQKKHTGYGKRRKKKVKKSLYGEREMASKKPLLSPIPEIPEGLSSASSPSSPMANALFSGNTKSKKAHKDVQQKPVVTRIRRKSSSVGQVCASSKDHDIVGADSSNDTGPQVSDGDVESVCGIDCKFSNLVPRAKHVSDTSDYFQQSEKTACVQEAKESGSLIEEEKLQGNLLNTAEQLNGLEFLEHQDISVHGGAQGARCPQEDYLTGCPPRRRSSAIYFPPVETLEITGNNLPVTSFNVEEVLSAPQVSRRKHSNGEKRVRRSMRLLKDAGSEGLAWIQVPRENPKSPLLLTSACKTRRTISTSILTESENIQHREQNLIQLPALGKENSDSVHLADGPCKRWRRKSTFVSIPQETRAWSQNWKRSTTNSVYRKERSNPKKYEEVEIPLENNSNI; encoded by the exons ATGCACAGACAATCTAAAAATATCAATGCTCCTCGggaagataaagaaaatgagagcagATATactgaagagaaggaagaggtcTCTTTCCCTGATGTGTCAAAAGACCGGAAGATTTGCAAAGTGGCTAAATCAAAAGCCATCAGGGCATCTAAGAAGAGGAATTTAAGTGATGGGAACCATGCACAGTTGCAAAAATGCACCCTGAAATACACAGAAGGCCTCGAGAAGGAGTCACACCATGCTGGGGATGTTGTTAGCTGTCAGTTTACTGAATGCTCGTTTGATATGCACAAAGTGGATGTGGTTGGTGAATCTACGTTGCCTTTGAACAGTAAGGGAGACTTTTCAAGTAGACCTGTTTCTTTGGGGCTTGAGTGCTACTTGACACCTAATAGGGCCAAAGCAGAAGAGCAATCTGTTTGTGGAATATCAgaggaacagaggaaaaagcCTGTTGATTTTGCAACTGTAACAATTGCTGAATTTGGGATTACTCCAGACAGTTTTACTAAACCATCTATAG GGAAATCTTCAACTCCGTTAAAATACAGACGAAGATCAGCAATTGGAGCACGGGGCTCACCAGAAAATAACACCCTTATTCAATACCTTGCCCAACAGAGAAGCAACAGGCAAAAACCAGCTTTTACACAG ATTAGTCCTTTTAAACATGAAAATGCCAGATCATTGAAGGACAAGATAGAGGCCTttcaaacatcttttaaatTGGTCCAAGAAGCTGAAGGGGAGACTGGCTTCTCTGGACTGTCACAAGTGGATGATGCTTCCCAGAAAGCAGGCTCTT ACGTTGGTTCTGAGCACATCCCTGCAGGTGTTAGAAGTAACACTGTGTCAGATCTAAGCAGAAAGAAGGTTAGTTTTGTGGAAGAACTGATCCTGGAGACATTGGATGAAAACAAACCACTTGTCACACCACCCCTCACACCACTGCAAAGCGGAACGGCTTCCTTCAGTGAGCACAGGCAGAACAGCTCCCGTCCGCGATCTGTGCTGAGGAAAACGCCAATGAAGCAACCAATGCATACCATAAAG GAGTACTCGAATGAGGCGattggcagaggaggaggaggagatgaaTCTCCCTCAGTCTCCAGTTGTGCAGACATCTCTGAGGCATTGCAAACAG AGAACAGTGAAGGATATAGCTCTGAAAtgccaaagaagaaaagagttaCTTTTGGAGAAGTTCTAAGCCCAGAAATATTTGATGAGACGTTGCCTGCAAATACTCCGTTGCGCCGAGGAGCGACGCCGGTCCGTCGCCCCAGCTTACAAAGTACTAGCCCTTGTGCAAGGTCAAGTCTCCTTGAAGAACCATTATCCCAGCCAAACTTTGATTGCAGTGAT GAATGTATTGAGCCTTGTCAAGAATCAGTGGAAGGTCCTGTTGCTGCAGAAGACCTCCTACCTGTTGAAAATGCAGAAG CAGAAACTGACAAATCTGATGTGACAACAATTCGTTCTTCTGGCAGAAAGAAG CAGTGTAGCAGCATATCAGAGGGGACTGATACTGGCAACTCAAGAGCTGCAAATACTAAGAATGCTAAAGAGACTAAAACTCCAAGAAAGGACAAGATTCAAAGACAAAAGAATGTAACCACATCTACTGTGAAAAAGACACAA AAAAAACATACAGGCTatgggaaaagaaggaagaaaaaagtaaaaaaatctttatatgGAGAAAGAGAGATGGCTTCAAAGAAACCTCTCCTCAGCCCTATCCCTGAAATTCCAGAGGGCCTCTCTTCTGCCTCATCTCCAAGCTCACCAATGGCAAATGCACTTTTTTCAG GTAATACCAAATCCAAGAAGGCTCACAAGGATGTTCAACAGAAGCCAGTGGTTACAAGAATAAGAAGGAAAAGTAGTTCTGTAGGTCAGGTGTGTGCAAGCTCCAAGGACCATGACATTGTAGGAGCTGACAGCTCCAATGATACAGGGCCTCAGGTGTCAGATGGTGATGTGGAGTCTGTCTGTGGCATTGATTGTAAG TTTTCAAACCTTGTGCCACGTGCAAAGCATGTTTCTGATACATCTGACTATTTCCAACAAAGTGAAAAGACTGCATGTGTACAAGAGGCAAAAGAAAGTGGTTCCCTGATAGAAGAAGAGAAATTACAAGGGAATCTCCTAAATACAGCAGAGCAGCTAAATGGGCTGGAATTTCTGGAACACCAGGACATTAGTGTCCACGGGGGTGCCCAAGGAGCTCGGTGTCCACAAGAAGACTATCTAACAGGTTGTCCACCAAGAAGAAGGAGTAGTGCCATCTATTTTCCTCCTGTTGAAACACTGGAAATCACTGGAAACAATCTTCCAGTTACTTCTTTTAATGTGGAAGAAGTCTTGTCTGCTCCTCAGGTTTCTAGAAGAAAGCACAGTAATGGTGAAAAAAGAGTGAGGCGCAGCATGAGATTACTGAAAGATGCAGGAAGTGAAGGACTTGCGTGGATTCAAGTACCCCGTGAGAATCCAAAGAGCCCTTTGCTGCTAACTTCTGCTTGCAAAACCAGGAGAACAATAAGCACATCCATTCTCACAGAATCAGAAAATATTCAGCATAGAGAGCAAAATCTCATCCAGTTGCCAGCACTGGGGAAGGAGAACAGTGACTCTGTTCATCTCGCTGATGGTCCTTGCAAAagatggaggaggaaaagcacgTTTGTGTCCATACCCCAGGAGACAAGAGCTTGGTCTCAAAACTGGAAAAGGAGCacaacaaattctgtatataggAAGGAGAGAAGTAACCCAAAAAAGTATGAAGAAGTAGAAATACCACTTGAAAATAACTCTAACATTTAG